From Draconibacterium halophilum, one genomic window encodes:
- a CDS encoding cold-shock protein — MNKGTVKFFNDTKGFGFIKDAESTKEYFVHVSGCKDEIQENDEVTYDLEEGKKGLNAVNVKLV; from the coding sequence ATGAATAAAGGAACAGTAAAATTCTTTAACGACACCAAGGGATTTGGTTTTATTAAAGACGCAGAATCAACAAAAGAGTATTTCGTTCATGTAAGTGGATGTAAAGATGAAATTCAAGAAAATGACGAAGTAACCTATGACCTTGAAGAAGGAAAAAAAGGTTTGAATGCAGTAAATGTAAAACTAGTATAG
- the nqrC gene encoding NADH:ubiquinone reductase (Na(+)-transporting) subunit C produces the protein MDRNSNTYTFLYAAIMVIIVAAVLASVSMALKPAQKKNVEIEKKQNILASVNIESTAETAEAIYADKIVDEYLVNTNGEKVDGNAFTTDLKKERAKSFEEMALPVFEVQTEEGMKYVLPVYGAGLWGPIWGYVSVGDDMNTIFGANFDHEGETPGLGAEISTSAFEDQFKGKEIFNDAGEMVSILVAKTGQVAPEEHKVDGISGGTITSKGLQEMLKDDFTGYEAFLNKNKN, from the coding sequence ATGGACAGAAATAGTAATACTTACACATTTTTATACGCAGCCATTATGGTAATTATTGTGGCTGCCGTTCTTGCTTCGGTTTCAATGGCATTAAAGCCTGCGCAGAAAAAGAACGTAGAGATAGAGAAAAAACAAAATATCCTGGCATCGGTAAATATTGAAAGTACAGCAGAAACAGCAGAAGCTATTTACGCTGACAAAATTGTTGACGAATACCTGGTGAATACAAATGGTGAAAAAGTTGACGGAAATGCTTTCACTACCGATCTGAAAAAGGAACGTGCTAAAAGTTTTGAAGAAATGGCACTTCCGGTATTTGAAGTACAAACAGAGGAAGGAATGAAATATGTACTTCCGGTATACGGAGCTGGTCTTTGGGGACCAATTTGGGGATATGTTTCGGTAGGCGACGATATGAACACTATTTTCGGAGCTAATTTCGATCACGAAGGTGAAACTCCCGGATTAGGTGCTGAGATTTCAACTTCAGCTTTTGAAGATCAATTTAAAGGAAAAGAGATTTTTAACGATGCAGGCGAAATGGTTTCTATTTTGGTTGCAAAAACAGGGCAGGTTGCTCCTGAAGAGCATAAGGTTGATGGAATCTCTGGAGGGACAATTACAAGTAAAGGTCTGCAAGAAATGCTAAAAGACGACTTTACAGGATATGAAGCATTCTTAAACAAGAATAAAAATTAA
- the nqrE gene encoding NADH:ubiquinone reductase (Na(+)-transporting) subunit E, whose amino-acid sequence MENLINIFVKSIFIENMVFAYFFGMCSYLAVSKKVSTATGLGIAVVFVLGITVPVNYLLEKFVLNEGALVWLGEGFANVDLSFLRFIMFIAIIASMVQLVEMIVEKFAPVLYNQLGIFLPLIAVNCAILGGSLFLQQKAFINVGEATVYGVGSGVGWLLAIVGIAAIREKIEYSSIPGPLRGLGITFIVTGLMGLAFMGFGGIKL is encoded by the coding sequence ATGGAAAATCTGATTAATATATTTGTTAAGTCAATTTTTATTGAAAACATGGTATTTGCGTACTTCTTCGGAATGTGCTCTTATCTGGCTGTTTCGAAAAAAGTAAGTACTGCAACTGGTTTAGGAATTGCTGTAGTTTTTGTGTTAGGAATTACTGTACCGGTTAACTACCTGTTAGAGAAATTTGTATTAAATGAAGGTGCTTTGGTTTGGTTAGGCGAAGGATTTGCCAATGTCGATCTCAGCTTCTTACGCTTTATCATGTTTATTGCCATTATTGCATCAATGGTTCAGTTGGTGGAAATGATTGTGGAGAAATTTGCCCCGGTGCTGTACAACCAGCTTGGAATTTTCCTTCCACTTATTGCAGTAAACTGTGCTATTCTTGGAGGATCGTTATTCCTTCAGCAAAAAGCTTTTATTAACGTTGGCGAAGCTACCGTTTACGGTGTTGGCTCGGGCGTTGGCTGGTTGCTGGCAATCGTTGGTATTGCTGCTATCAGAGAAAAGATCGAATACTCAAGCATTCCCGGCCCGTTACGTGGCCTAGGTATTACATTTATTGTAACCGGCTTAATGGGATTGGCATTTATGGGATTCGGCGGAATTAAATTGTAG
- a CDS encoding toxin-antitoxin system YwqK family antitoxin, with product MKRMVYCLFVVLLFMAACNFKTSKNTANSEEEQDNGLEVRQQPFRNSDQVEYEISVVKGTTIKHGIQKRYYLHGSLYSAIPYIAGEKQGIAYTYYQAALGNEPQIWKEQPYENNELNGTCKRYHRDGALQAEYDYKNGLRAVGLKELTESGKDIEQPKLLLSKHRVPAGYLIQARLSDDYNNVDYFIGDLVEEKYLPKKMKTLQTRNEVGEIVVSQTSGTVTITAEYSTRYRNKGVVSKSINL from the coding sequence ATGAAAAGAATGGTTTACTGCCTGTTTGTTGTGTTATTATTTATGGCAGCCTGTAATTTCAAAACTTCAAAAAATACTGCTAACAGTGAAGAAGAACAAGATAATGGATTGGAGGTTAGGCAACAACCTTTTCGTAATTCGGATCAGGTTGAATATGAGATATCGGTTGTAAAGGGAACAACTATAAAACATGGAATACAGAAAAGGTACTACCTTCACGGAAGTTTATATTCTGCCATTCCGTACATTGCAGGCGAAAAACAAGGTATTGCTTATACCTATTACCAGGCTGCTTTAGGCAACGAACCTCAGATTTGGAAAGAACAACCTTACGAGAATAACGAGCTTAACGGAACTTGTAAGCGTTATCATCGCGATGGGGCACTGCAAGCCGAGTACGATTACAAAAACGGCTTACGCGCTGTAGGATTAAAAGAATTAACGGAATCAGGCAAAGATATTGAACAGCCGAAGTTGCTGCTTTCGAAACACCGGGTTCCTGCTGGCTACCTTATTCAAGCCCGCTTAAGTGATGATTACAACAATGTCGATTATTTTATCGGTGACCTGGTAGAAGAGAAATATCTTCCAAAAAAAATGAAAACTCTTCAGACAAGAAATGAAGTTGGTGAAATTGTTGTATCGCAAACAAGCGGAACTGTTACTATAACCGCTGAATATTCTACCCGTTACCGGAATAAGGGAGTGGTGTCAAAGTCGATAAATCTATAG
- a CDS encoding type IX secretion system plug protein: MKTVFFTTIFFLIFFIEVMGQEENFYYENAIYRENIKTVQAFRSGFELSHPIKALNEDVTLVFKFDDISEGVKDYYYTVIHCDADWNESYISQDEYLDGFLENPVKDYALSFNTTFSYVNYRIELPNDQMQFKLSGNYVLIVYEDQDKEKIVLSKRFHIYENAVRIEGTVRRASIDAFKGTNHEVDFKIYHPNLPILNPREEVKVVIMQNNRWDNAIRDLKPLYIRDQVLDYDYNRENVFPAGNEFRYFDNRTNRMNGENVIATDFHRPYFHKTLKIDEVRANKRFFSYEEMNGMYVIESQDQEVRDFDSECDYTFVHFTLPLEAPLLGGSVNVFGALTNWNANKTNEMTYNFERGEYELALLLKQGYYNYIYVYVPQGAKVADHTNIEGSFWETNNDYQILVYYRDLAGRYDRLVGFRQLNSVINRF; the protein is encoded by the coding sequence ATGAAAACCGTCTTTTTTACCACCATATTTTTTCTGATTTTCTTTATCGAGGTGATGGGGCAGGAAGAGAATTTTTATTACGAAAATGCCATTTACCGGGAAAATATAAAAACGGTTCAGGCTTTTAGGAGTGGATTCGAACTCTCGCACCCGATAAAGGCTTTAAACGAGGATGTGACATTGGTTTTTAAATTTGATGACATCTCGGAAGGCGTGAAAGATTATTATTATACAGTTATTCACTGTGATGCCGACTGGAATGAAAGTTATATTTCGCAAGACGAATATTTGGATGGCTTTCTTGAAAATCCGGTGAAGGATTATGCGCTTTCCTTTAACACCACTTTTAGCTATGTAAACTATCGGATAGAACTACCCAATGACCAGATGCAGTTTAAACTTTCGGGTAATTATGTTTTGATCGTATACGAGGATCAGGACAAAGAAAAGATCGTTTTATCGAAACGATTTCATATATACGAAAATGCAGTACGTATTGAAGGAACAGTACGGCGTGCCAGCATTGATGCTTTTAAAGGAACCAACCATGAAGTTGATTTTAAAATTTATCATCCCAATTTACCCATTTTAAACCCCCGCGAAGAAGTTAAAGTGGTAATTATGCAGAACAACCGTTGGGATAATGCTATCCGCGATTTGAAACCCTTGTACATTCGCGATCAGGTTTTGGATTACGATTATAACCGCGAGAATGTTTTTCCGGCAGGCAACGAGTTTCGGTATTTCGATAACCGAACCAACAGGATGAACGGCGAGAATGTTATTGCCACTGATTTTCACCGGCCGTATTTTCATAAAACACTGAAAATTGATGAAGTGCGTGCCAATAAACGGTTTTTCTCGTACGAAGAAATGAACGGGATGTATGTAATTGAAAGCCAGGATCAGGAGGTGCGCGATTTTGATTCGGAATGTGATTATACTTTTGTGCATTTTACTTTACCGCTGGAAGCACCGCTACTTGGCGGGTCGGTAAATGTTTTTGGGGCGTTAACCAACTGGAATGCCAATAAAACTAATGAAATGACTTATAATTTCGAGCGCGGAGAATATGAACTCGCCTTGTTGCTTAAACAGGGATATTACAACTATATATACGTGTATGTTCCGCAAGGAGCAAAAGTTGCCGATCATACAAATATCGAAGGAAGCTTTTGGGAGACCAACAACGATTATCAAATACTGGTTTATTATCGGGATTTAGCCGGACGTTACGACAGATTAGTCGGTTTCAGGCAATTAAACTCGGTTATTAACAGGTTTTAA
- a CDS encoding Na(+)-translocating NADH-quinone reductase subunit A translates to MSEVIKLRKGLNIKLKGSAEKALDKLPVPATVALKPTDFTGLTPKLSVKVDAEVKAGEALFYDKYHPEILFTAPLGGKVVSINRGERRKILEVVISTDEKIGSAEFKKADPTGLSAEVVKEQILKSGLWPFIKKRPYGIIANPEEKPKAIYISTFDSAPLAPDYSFVLDGQMDTFQTGINALAQLTEGKVNLGVSNGSAFSSVKNVEVNAFEGPHPAGNVGIQIANTSPLNKGEVVWTINVQDVLFIGRLFETGKVDFTKTVALTGSEVKTPKYYQTTLGAPVATLVEGKLIDADYNQRIISGNVLTGSKVSAKGFLGYYDAHMSVIPEGDEYEFLGWADPGFNKFSATKAYFGKLFPKKEYTMNANIHGGERAFVLSNQYEKLVPMDIFPVFLLKAILVNDIDKMENLGIYEVIEEDFALCEYACTSKIEVQKILREGINTMIKELG, encoded by the coding sequence ATGTCAGAAGTAATTAAGTTAAGGAAAGGGCTTAATATAAAGCTAAAAGGAAGTGCAGAAAAGGCACTTGACAAATTGCCGGTTCCGGCAACAGTAGCTCTGAAACCCACCGACTTTACGGGACTTACTCCAAAACTTAGTGTAAAAGTTGACGCCGAAGTTAAAGCCGGCGAAGCTTTATTCTACGACAAATATCATCCGGAAATTCTTTTTACTGCTCCTCTTGGAGGAAAAGTAGTATCGATTAACCGTGGTGAGCGTCGTAAAATTTTGGAAGTAGTTATTTCAACCGACGAGAAAATTGGTTCAGCAGAATTTAAAAAAGCTGACCCAACGGGCTTATCGGCGGAAGTGGTGAAGGAACAAATTTTGAAAAGTGGTTTATGGCCGTTCATAAAAAAACGCCCATACGGTATTATCGCCAATCCGGAGGAGAAACCAAAAGCCATTTACATTTCAACATTCGATTCGGCTCCATTGGCACCCGATTACAGTTTTGTTCTCGACGGCCAAATGGATACATTCCAAACCGGAATAAATGCCCTGGCACAGCTTACCGAAGGGAAAGTCAACCTGGGGGTTTCAAATGGTTCAGCTTTTTCATCGGTGAAAAATGTTGAGGTGAATGCCTTTGAGGGACCTCACCCAGCCGGTAACGTAGGTATACAAATTGCCAACACCTCCCCGCTCAACAAAGGAGAAGTGGTTTGGACAATAAATGTACAGGATGTGTTATTTATTGGGCGCCTGTTTGAAACCGGTAAAGTTGATTTTACAAAAACAGTAGCTTTAACCGGCTCGGAAGTTAAAACACCAAAATATTACCAAACGACTTTGGGTGCACCTGTTGCTACATTAGTTGAAGGCAAACTGATTGATGCCGACTACAACCAGCGCATTATAAGCGGTAATGTACTTACCGGAAGCAAAGTTTCGGCAAAGGGATTTCTTGGTTATTACGACGCACACATGAGTGTTATTCCGGAAGGCGATGAATATGAATTTTTAGGATGGGCTGATCCCGGTTTTAATAAATTCAGTGCCACCAAAGCTTATTTCGGCAAGTTATTCCCGAAAAAAGAATACACCATGAATGCTAACATTCACGGTGGCGAACGCGCATTTGTTTTGTCGAATCAATACGAAAAACTGGTCCCGATGGATATTTTTCCGGTTTTCTTACTAAAAGCAATTCTGGTAAACGATATCGACAAAATGGAAAATCTTGGTATTTATGAAGTAATAGAAGAAGACTTCGCCTTGTGCGAATACGCTTGTACTTCCAAAATCGAGGTTCAGAAAATTTTACGCGAAGGTATTAACACCATGATTAAAGAGCTTGGTTAA
- the nqrF gene encoding NADH:ubiquinone reductase (Na(+)-transporting) subunit F, which translates to MILLSAQTTVIITSVVLFLGVIILLVAILLFAKKKLTPSGIVKININEGDLEVETQPGSTLLSTLGENKILLPSACGGGGTCAMCRCQVEDGGGSILPTETGYFTRKEQNDNWRLACQVKVKEDMEISIPQEVLGVKKWECEVVSNHNVATFIKEFVVKLPEGETLDFKSGGYIQIDVPKVEVDFKDMDIEEEYREEWEKFGMFDLKMKNPEPTFRAYSMANHPAEGNIVMLNIRIATPPWDRANNGFKKVNPGICSSYIFNLKPGDKVTVSGPYGEFFLKDNDSEMMFVGGGAGMAPMRSHLFHLFHTLKESEKKITFWYGARSWKEVFYYEQFRDIEKNFPNFEFHLALDREDPEADKAGVTYKTGFVHQVIHDNYLSDHEEPEEIDFYMCGPPMMNDAVQKMLYDLGVPDENVAFDDFGS; encoded by the coding sequence ATGATATTATTGTCAGCACAAACAACCGTAATTATTACCAGTGTTGTTCTCTTTCTGGGCGTAATTATTCTTTTGGTAGCTATTTTGCTATTCGCCAAAAAGAAACTTACTCCGTCAGGAATTGTAAAAATTAACATTAACGAAGGTGACCTTGAAGTTGAAACACAACCGGGAAGTACACTGTTATCAACACTTGGTGAAAATAAAATTCTTCTTCCATCGGCATGTGGTGGTGGTGGAACCTGTGCCATGTGCCGTTGCCAGGTTGAAGACGGTGGTGGTTCAATACTGCCAACCGAAACCGGTTATTTTACCCGTAAAGAGCAAAACGACAATTGGCGTTTGGCTTGTCAGGTGAAAGTTAAAGAAGATATGGAAATTTCAATTCCACAAGAAGTACTTGGTGTTAAAAAGTGGGAATGCGAAGTGGTATCGAATCACAACGTGGCTACCTTCATCAAAGAATTTGTGGTTAAACTACCTGAAGGCGAAACCCTTGATTTCAAATCAGGCGGATATATTCAGATTGATGTACCTAAAGTTGAAGTAGACTTTAAGGACATGGATATTGAAGAAGAATACCGCGAAGAGTGGGAGAAATTCGGCATGTTCGACCTAAAGATGAAAAATCCGGAGCCTACATTCCGTGCTTATTCAATGGCCAACCACCCTGCCGAAGGTAATATCGTAATGTTAAACATTCGTATTGCAACTCCACCCTGGGATCGCGCAAATAACGGCTTTAAGAAAGTAAATCCGGGTATCTGTTCATCATACATATTCAACCTGAAACCAGGCGACAAAGTAACGGTATCGGGTCCTTATGGAGAATTTTTCCTGAAAGACAACGACAGCGAAATGATGTTTGTTGGTGGTGGAGCAGGAATGGCACCAATGCGCTCGCACTTGTTCCACTTATTCCATACTTTAAAAGAATCGGAAAAGAAAATTACATTCTGGTACGGAGCACGTTCGTGGAAAGAAGTTTTTTATTACGAACAGTTTAGAGACATCGAGAAAAACTTTCCTAATTTTGAGTTCCATCTGGCACTCGACCGTGAAGATCCGGAAGCTGATAAAGCAGGTGTTACCTACAAAACAGGATTTGTTCACCAGGTTATTCACGATAACTACCTGAGTGATCATGAAGAACCTGAAGAAATCGATTTCTACATGTGTGGACCACCAATGATGAACGACGCCGTTCAGAAAATGCTTTACGATTTAGGAGTACCTGACGAAAACGTAGCATTCGACGATTTTGGATCGTAA
- a CDS encoding sensor histidine kinase codes for MLKRINKILAERFWAAKTDNEKKQLFQLLLFWGVVGVLSLILSLIDIITSAIQSDLVGYILLLSITILAIVCTFNARKNCAINVIFSLPVFIYAFYISDLTQHAPLIETVHLTVWWLMAGLVFLYYFSMMEIRIVSYFFVSLALICFQLFKAGHLSDAFSYFDPFVSNPILIFTAFFLVTFYLRKKLITNIEVLAEEIDSKNEAINRVLQNSSFLISRLRAVRDEDGNITNLVVEKINNAFESAFKRNLYELQEQEADYVFNLIFKGTFDVNKTVLFTKKRVTEFHAKNLDKWFKIRVINAMYNSYYLVFEDITKSKKQLADLEASKRRYKVLLEAIPDIFFVIDKDGIYEDFVIKESDLFKIEDSNIIGSSIFNAGFPDKMANKIYSCIQHCIKNDSIESIEYSLNTPNGTFMFEMRLAKLNANTVISVARDISKRKTAEFGLEKALVKAEESDRLKSAFLANLSHEIRTPMNIISNFTRMLADDSLDGLERLQLTEAITQNGQQLLNMIDNTVHLAKIETENIPVNTTFSKINPLLRDIYNAYFAELPDSKDIRISLNTDVATPEFGFSTDPGLLKEIMKILVDNAVKFTLTGQVTFGFEMIRNDFIKFYVADTGVGIPKEDHEHIFSRFYRVQNSINQSTSGSGIGLPIAQHYVTLLGGELEFESKVDKGSNFWFTLPFNEGSGYMKIVG; via the coding sequence TTGTTAAAGAGAATAAATAAAATATTAGCAGAAAGGTTTTGGGCTGCTAAAACTGATAATGAAAAAAAGCAGCTTTTTCAGCTTCTGTTGTTTTGGGGAGTTGTAGGCGTACTGTCTTTAATTTTATCATTAATAGATATTATCACATCAGCTATTCAAAGCGACCTGGTAGGTTATATTCTTCTTCTGTCAATTACAATTTTAGCCATTGTTTGCACTTTTAATGCACGAAAAAATTGTGCTATAAATGTTATCTTTTCGTTACCTGTTTTTATTTATGCCTTCTACATCTCCGACTTAACACAACATGCACCATTAATAGAGACAGTCCATCTAACGGTTTGGTGGCTAATGGCCGGCCTCGTTTTTCTGTATTATTTCTCGATGATGGAAATACGAATTGTTAGCTACTTTTTTGTGTCGTTGGCACTAATTTGTTTCCAGTTGTTTAAAGCCGGTCATTTGAGTGATGCGTTTAGTTATTTTGATCCGTTTGTTAGCAATCCTATTTTAATTTTTACGGCCTTTTTCCTCGTAACTTTCTACCTGAGAAAAAAACTGATTACTAACATTGAAGTTCTGGCAGAGGAAATTGACTCCAAGAACGAAGCAATTAACCGTGTTTTGCAAAATTCATCGTTTCTTATTTCGCGATTACGTGCCGTAAGAGACGAAGACGGGAACATTACGAATCTTGTGGTTGAAAAAATAAATAACGCATTTGAATCGGCTTTTAAGCGAAATTTGTATGAATTACAAGAGCAGGAAGCTGATTATGTGTTTAACCTCATTTTTAAAGGTACGTTTGATGTGAACAAAACCGTTCTCTTCACAAAAAAAAGAGTTACTGAATTTCATGCCAAAAACCTCGACAAGTGGTTCAAAATACGGGTAATAAACGCAATGTATAATTCCTACTATCTCGTTTTTGAAGACATAACTAAAAGCAAAAAACAACTTGCAGATCTTGAAGCCAGCAAACGACGCTACAAAGTACTACTTGAAGCCATTCCTGATATTTTCTTTGTAATTGACAAAGACGGAATTTACGAAGACTTTGTAATTAAAGAAAGTGACCTGTTTAAAATTGAAGATTCTAATATTATTGGCAGCTCCATTTTTAATGCCGGTTTCCCCGATAAAATGGCAAATAAAATCTACTCATGTATTCAGCATTGTATTAAAAACGATTCGATTGAAAGCATAGAGTACTCGTTAAATACTCCCAACGGAACTTTTATGTTTGAAATGCGCCTGGCCAAACTAAATGCTAACACTGTAATTTCTGTGGCACGAGATATTTCTAAACGTAAAACAGCTGAATTTGGGTTGGAAAAAGCGCTCGTAAAAGCAGAGGAATCAGATCGCTTAAAATCAGCATTCCTGGCCAACCTGTCGCACGAGATACGCACCCCAATGAACATTATTTCCAACTTTACACGCATGTTGGCCGATGACTCGCTCGATGGCCTGGAACGCCTGCAACTTACTGAAGCCATTACCCAGAATGGTCAGCAGTTGCTAAATATGATTGATAATACGGTTCACCTCGCAAAAATTGAAACCGAGAATATTCCTGTAAATACAACGTTCAGCAAAATAAATCCGTTGCTACGAGACATTTACAATGCCTATTTTGCCGAACTTCCCGATAGTAAAGACATTCGTATCAGCTTAAATACTGATGTTGCCACTCCTGAGTTTGGTTTTTCAACCGATCCGGGATTGCTGAAAGAAATAATGAAAATTCTGGTTGACAATGCCGTTAAATTCACCTTAACCGGACAAGTAACCTTTGGCTTCGAAATGATTAGGAATGATTTTATCAAATTCTATGTTGCAGATACCGGCGTTGGAATTCCAAAAGAAGACCATGAACATATTTTCAGTCGTTTTTACCGCGTACAGAATTCCATAAACCAGTCTACTTCAGGTTCCGGAATTGGATTGCCAATCGCTCAGCACTATGTAACGTTGTTGGGTGGCGAACTGGAATTCGAATCGAAAGTTGATAAAGGAAGTAATTTCTGGTTTACACTACCTTTTAACGAAGGCAGCGGCTATATGAAAATCGTTGGCTAA
- a CDS encoding NADH:ubiquinone reductase (Na(+)-transporting) subunit B, whose product MKFIKNFFERTEPLVQKGGKYHWLQSVHDGFFTFLYTPKTTSKTGTHIHDYIDLKRTMSIVVLSVVPALLFGMYNVGVQHFKAIGELAATGFFEIFLFGLIKVLPIVIVSYGVGLGIEFVFAQIRGHEIQEGFLVSGILIPLIMPVNTPLWMIAVATAFAVVIGKEVFGGTGMNIWNPALVARAFLFFAYPAQMSGESVWVALKDTDKVVDSFSGATPMADAAVGQLNYSVADAFFGFIPGSIGETSTLAILIGAVLLIVTGIGSWKIMISTIAGGAVMGLILNAFSGSAGLSPEVATYFSMPFWHHLILGGFMFGAIFMATDPVSASRTERGKWIYGFLIGILAIIFRVINPAFPEGMMLAILLMNTFAPLIDHYVVESHVKKRIKRAKVSA is encoded by the coding sequence ATGAAATTCATAAAAAACTTTTTTGAAAGAACAGAACCGCTGGTTCAGAAAGGAGGCAAATACCATTGGCTCCAATCGGTGCACGACGGATTCTTTACATTTTTATACACGCCTAAAACCACATCGAAAACGGGTACACACATCCACGACTACATCGATTTGAAACGTACCATGTCGATTGTTGTTTTGTCGGTGGTTCCGGCCTTGTTATTTGGGATGTACAATGTAGGTGTACAACATTTTAAAGCCATTGGCGAATTGGCCGCAACCGGATTTTTTGAAATCTTCCTGTTTGGTCTGATCAAAGTACTTCCTATCGTTATTGTATCATACGGAGTAGGTTTGGGAATCGAATTTGTTTTCGCCCAGATTCGCGGCCACGAAATTCAGGAAGGTTTTCTGGTATCAGGAATTCTAATTCCGTTAATTATGCCGGTAAACACTCCTCTTTGGATGATTGCCGTAGCAACAGCTTTTGCAGTTGTTATTGGCAAAGAGGTATTTGGCGGAACCGGAATGAACATTTGGAACCCGGCTCTTGTAGCACGTGCTTTCCTGTTCTTCGCTTATCCGGCACAAATGTCGGGCGAATCGGTTTGGGTAGCATTAAAAGATACCGACAAAGTTGTTGACAGTTTTTCGGGTGCAACACCTATGGCAGATGCAGCTGTCGGTCAATTAAACTATAGCGTAGCCGATGCATTTTTTGGTTTTATACCAGGATCAATCGGTGAGACATCAACTTTAGCAATTCTTATTGGAGCAGTTTTATTAATTGTTACTGGAATTGGCAGTTGGAAAATCATGATCTCTACAATTGCCGGTGGAGCAGTTATGGGACTTATTCTTAACGCTTTTTCAGGTAGTGCAGGATTATCACCCGAAGTTGCTACCTATTTCTCAATGCCTTTCTGGCATCACTTAATTTTAGGTGGTTTTATGTTTGGCGCAATTTTTATGGCAACCGACCCTGTTTCAGCATCGCGAACCGAGAGAGGAAAGTGGATCTACGGATTCCTGATCGGTATTCTGGCTATCATTTTCCGTGTTATCAACCCGGCTTTCCCTGAAGGAATGATGTTGGCTATTCTGCTGATGAATACATTTGCTCCGCTTATCGACCACTACGTTGTGGAGAGTCATGTTAAGAAGAGAATAAAACGAGCCAAAGTTTCTGCATAA
- a CDS encoding NADH:ubiquinone reductase (Na(+)-transporting) subunit D: MSEPLFSKKNLKLLSDPINDSNPITVQVLGICSALAVTAQLKPSIVMAISVTAVLAFANVIVSLLRNTIPNRIRIIVQLVVIAALVILVDQILRAYVYDVSKQLSVFVGLIITNCIIMGRLEAFALGNRPWQSFLDGIGNAAGYGWILIVVGAIRELFGSGSLLGFQIIPDSWYIANGGFYENNGLMVLSPMALIVVGVIIWVQRSRNRKLIED, translated from the coding sequence ATGAGCGAACCATTATTTTCAAAGAAAAATTTAAAATTACTGTCGGATCCGATAAACGATAGTAACCCGATTACCGTGCAGGTTTTGGGTATTTGCTCAGCGCTGGCTGTTACTGCACAATTAAAGCCTTCAATTGTAATGGCAATTTCGGTAACTGCTGTATTAGCATTTGCAAACGTTATTGTTTCATTATTACGAAATACAATTCCTAACCGAATCCGGATTATCGTTCAGCTGGTAGTTATTGCTGCCCTGGTAATTTTGGTCGACCAAATTCTTAGAGCCTACGTTTACGATGTAAGTAAGCAGCTTTCGGTATTTGTTGGCTTAATTATTACCAACTGCATTATTATGGGACGTTTAGAGGCATTTGCACTGGGTAACCGCCCATGGCAATCGTTCCTCGATGGAATAGGAAATGCTGCCGGTTACGGATGGATACTCATCGTAGTTGGAGCTATACGTGAACTGTTTGGGTCTGGCTCTTTACTAGGCTTTCAAATAATCCCCGATAGTTGGTACATTGCCAACGGTGGATTTTACGAAAACAACGGTTTGATGGTACTTTCGCCAATGGCGCTTATTGTTGTTGGAGTAATTATCTGGGTTCAGCGTAGCCGTAACCGTAAACTAATTGAAGATTAA